In Lathyrus oleraceus cultivar Zhongwan6 chromosome 2, CAAS_Psat_ZW6_1.0, whole genome shotgun sequence, the DNA window TACCATTCCATTCATATCCCTATTATTGAACCAAAAATCGAAGCTTTTGGTTATTCTCTTCCCTATAACTCTCATGAGATTTTTCTTACTTTTCTCTTCTCTTGCCTCTTTTTCTCCAATTCCAAAACTTTCACTTACTGTAAACTCGTTTCTTCATTTCTATCCTACTAAATTAAAAACCTAATTTCTATCTTTCTAATATTCCACTAAGGTCCAACCTATTACTAacttacattatttattttaattttccATAATTCTCACTTTCCACCCCAAACTcattatttccttttattttattatttcatttaaataataacactaaaacattattttaatcaattaaataattataaataaatttacCAACCACTAATCACTCTCCACGCTCTCTACCCAATGGTCACCCACCCTTGTTACCctaacacatctcaattatcacaCAAATAATAATTAGATGCGGacataaaattataattaattaatataaataatttctaGAAAAATAGGGTGTTACAACTTTTCTCCGCTTAAAGAATtttcgccctcgaaaattacctaAAGTGAGCAGACTCAGATACGAATCCTTCATCTGGCTCTTAACCTCCCAAGTTACGTTTCAACCAGGTGGTCCTCCCCAAGATACCTTCACTAAGGTAATCTCTTTACCATATAATTGCTTCACTTCTCGATCCTCTATCCGCATGGGCGATGCATCAACAGTCATGTTATCTCTCACttgtacatcatccacttggatcacatCAGATAGATCCGAAATGTACCTCCTCAACTAAGACACATGAAACatatcatgaagattagaaagcGACGGTGGCAAAGCAATTCGATAGGCCActttgttggtgtaagccctagaggccaatacttttggtacttgtatcgaattatttattaataataaaaggcattttctttattatggttgattaataaagtccctagaatagatagtccgtttaatgtattaagtgtgacttaatcatgagaacacattaaacataagggcactgttcttaaagtatccgtagtcgagctttaatgtgaagtgggataacattaaagcattaagactattatgtttgtagactgatgatcacatctcatggatcatggataaagagttatcaagtcttaaacataggtatgaatattaggagtaatatttataccggattgacccgctatgagaatactatatagaaagttatgcaaagtgtcataagttattctcatggtaataatagtgtataccactcttcgacctgaaaccactatggatcctagatgtagagtcgagtgctttattgctgatccaacgttgtccgtaactggataaccataaagacagttaatggatactccacaaagcatgctgagggacatgagtgtcctagatggaatttgccaatcctgcgtaacaggataaatgtctatgggcccaatattgaactggacaagggtgacacggtctataccttgtgttcaatatagacataagggcaaaggggtaattatacacataattattatcacaggaggttttgtcatatcacatgacattttcgtgacttgggtagaagtgatgtgtcgctagataccactcactgtttattatgttaaatatgtgatttaatataattgccaacgccgcgaaaacctatagggtcacacacaaaggacggattgatgagagatagaataattaaggaacatcgtaaggtacggtgtacttaagtagaatacgaaatatggtaaggtaccaaatacttaagtgattttggcatattatgagatatgggccaaaaatgcacttaagtgggttttttggcttgaagcccacacaagtggttctataaatagaaccccttgggtagaagcattgtcactccacagtaactcactgagacagacaacacaactgaagagttggaatttcttatctctctctcactcaaagccttcattcataacagctagcactgcgattgaaggaatccgttcgtgtggactgagtagagacgttgtcatcgttcaacgttcgtgatcgccccgtggatctgtatcaaaggttttgatcattatcagagatctgcaccaaaggtttgaatcgccacaagaggtaacgattctatcactgatcatgcccattcgtaaggatcactaaatggagaaatttttaaattccgctgcgccttggatggcaattctccttcacacTTCTCATATTCTTTTCAAAGTCTGGTAAGGGTCTGTGAAATGCGGAGTAAGCTTTCGAGACTTCAAATCTTGATCAACATCAGTTACTAGAGtaactctcaaaaacacatgatctccctcttggaactcaagtgtCTTCCTTCGtctatcatgataactcttttggCGACTCTAAGAAACTATCATCCTCTCCTGAATCACTTTGGTCTTCTTTATGGTCTGTTGGATAATCGCAGGTCCAATCACATCACCCTCtcctgactcataccaacacaaaggcgTCCCACACCTTCTACCATATAATGCCTCAAACGGTGCCATTTCAGcactcgaatggaaactgttgttgTATGTAAACTTAATCAACGGTAAAAAGTTATCCCAAGCACCTTCTTGTTCAAGTACACACGCGTTTAACAAGTCCTTTAGCgactgaatagtcctctcagtctgaccattTGTATGCGGATGATAAGCCGAACTCTGATGTAACTTTGTACCCAAAGCCATATGCAAACTCTCATAGAACCCTGACATATACCTCAAATATCTGTCAGATATAATACTGGACGGAATACCGTGCAAAGTGACAATACTCTCGATATACAGCTTCGCCAACCTCTCCAATGGATAATCCAGTCTCATCAGAATAAAATGACCAGACTTCGTAAACCTATCCATAATTACCTAGATATTATCATAATTCTTCATAGTCCTTAGCAATCTAGACACAAAATCCATCAAAATGATGTCTCGTTTCCACTCAGGAATAGACAACTGTTGCATCAAATCCAACGACTTTTGATACTCCATCTTTGACTTCCGATAAGTCAGACACGCATACACAAACTTTGCAATCTCTTTCTTCATCACACACCACTAAAACATCTTTACCAAATCCGGATACATATTTGTAGCATCAGaatgaatactcagaccacttcgGTGTCCTTCTTCAAAAACACTCTTCTTAAGTTCAGACACATCAGGAACACAAATTTTGTCACAAAATTTTATAAAACCATTATCATCAATATTGAAATCATCACCTGAACCTTGATTGATTAAAGCTAAATGATCTAACAATTCTAAATCAGTCCACTGACTTTCTCTAATCCCTTCCAAAACACCACCAGTAAGCTTTGACATACCTAACTTCATAATATAAGGTGTGACTTCATAAACCAAACTTAAATCTCTAAATTCTTCGATTAGCTCTATTCTCTAGCCATCAATGTTGACATATGCAACATCTTCCGACTCTGTGCGTCGGCCACTACATTGGCTTTAccaggatggtaattcaaaccaaaatcacAATCCTTTAACAATTCAAGCCACCCCATATGCCTCATATTTAACTAATTTGAATCGAATAGGTACTTCAAGCTCTTAtgatcactgaacacttcaaATCTATAGCCAAATaaataatgtctccaaatttTAAGTGTGAACACAACGACGACCAAATCTAAGTCACGAGTAGGATAGTTCTTCTAATGAACTCTAAGTTATCTTGATGCATAAGCCACAACTTGTCTATTCTACATCAACACACCACCTTGATCTGTCTTAGAAacatcacaatacacaacaaaaGGTTCGGTTGTACTTGAAAGAATCAAAACTGGAGCAGTCGTCAACTTTTTCTTGAGTTCTACAAAACTCCCTTCATAAGCAACATCCCACACATACGtttgaccctttcgagtcaatTGACTCAAATGCACTGCCAACTTCGAAAAACCTTTTATGAATCTACGATAATAACCAACTAACCCAGGGAAACTTCTAATCTCCATAACAAACTTCAGAGTCTCCAAATGCAACACATCATCAACCTTCGAAGGATCAACCGTAATACCACCACTAAAAATTACGTGGCCAAGAAAAAtcacttctcttaaccaaaaGTCACACTTAGATAACTTAGCATATAATTTATTCTCTTTCAACAACTCCAAAACAATTCTCAAAGGCTCAACACGCTCCTCATTAGTCTTCGAATAAATTAGAATGTCGTCAATGAATACCACCACAAACTTATCCAAATACTGATGAAAAgtcctattcatatactccataaatacacctGGTGCATTGGTCACACAAACGACATCACAGAATACTCGTAGTGACCATATCTCATTCTGAACATAGTCTGTGGAATATCTTATGGTTTCACTCGAATTTGATGGTAACCCGACCGTAAATCAATTTTACTGAAAACACAAGCACCgactaattgatccatcaaatcattgattcTAGGAAAAGGATATTTATTCTTAACCGTCACCTTGTTCAACTGTCGATAGTCAATGCACAATCTCATGCTACCATCCTTCTTCTTTACTAATAATACTGGCACACtccaaggagaaacacttggtCGAACAAATATCTTCTAAAGTAACTCTTCCATCTGTTTCTTCAGCTCACTCAACTCAGGAGCAAACATTTCGTACAGATCCATAAAAATATGACTAGTACCGGGTACCAAGTCAATAGTAAAATCAATCTCTCGCTCTAGTGGTAAATCACTGATGTCGTTAGGAAACACTTTAGGAAATTCACACACTGCAGGAAGATCACAAACTACTCCCCTGACTTTAGCTTCCAACTAAGCTAACATCACAAACACTTGCGTCTCATCCTTCACGGTCTCTCTCACTTTCTTAGCAGATACAAACATCAACTCTCCACCTCCATCAAACTCATATTCATGCTTTGGAGGCAAGTCACATATATCTTCTGTAAAACATCAGGAATCACATACCACTAGCATATCACTAGCCATCACATTTCTCTTCACTCTCCGAGAAGCAAATCTCAATAGTACCTGATCTTTCTCCCTCAAAGACATCCCAACTGTACCAGCAGAAAAGAATCTTGAATCCACATCCTCTTTGGATTTAAGAAACTGCATCGACTTATCAAAACAGTTGGTAAATACTTGGtttaactccaaccaattcattTCAAGAATAACATCAACTTGTTCTAATGAAAGACAAACCGTTCACATCCTTAAGAAACACGTCAGGATATTCAACACACCACTGGCTCATCTCTATCCAAAATATCACCTTCCCCCTCACAAGTATGCGAACAACGAGAACACATGGTCGTCTTCCCTCAAGGATCACACCATTTTTCTAACTGAaaccatcctcgaatccgacctcttTTCGGGTTTAGGAAAAACACAGTATTCTCAAAACAGTTGAACTAGCCAACATTGCACTCTCGCATGCAGCAACATGATGTCCAAGCTCTCTACAGTTGGAACATCCAAGGGAAGAGATGTTTCTCCCCCACAtgtttcattcccaacctgcaaatAGAAAACAAAATAAGCATCGACAATGTTTTTACACACATttcgcatactagggaacaaacataattaaacaacctgtccggatggaccgacctgctatgataccactatgtaacaccctaaaaacTCGCGGGTAATTATCAAAGAATTTAATTAACAAAACACAATCACTTAGGGTATCACTCACAATAATCATAGTCCGCTTCATAACACGGGTTACAATAAAACATTTTACTGCATACATTTGCACTTAGGATATTTTACGA includes these proteins:
- the LOC127121002 gene encoding uncharacterized mitochondrial protein AtMg00860-like — protein: MEYMNRTFHQYLDKFVVVFIDDILIYSKTNEERVEPLRIVLELLKENKLYAKLSKCDFWLREVIFLGHVIFSGGITVDPSKVDDVLHLETLKFVMEIRSFPGLVGYYRRFIKGFSKLAVHLSQLTRKGQTYVWDVAYEGSFVELKKKLTTAPVLILSSTTEPFVVYCDVSKTDQGGVLM